A single window of Culicoides brevitarsis isolate CSIRO-B50_1 chromosome 3, AGI_CSIRO_Cbre_v1, whole genome shotgun sequence DNA harbors:
- the LOC134834566 gene encoding apolipophorins isoform X2 has translation MSTIFLLFLVFGSSFAAVCKEGCPVANQLSKYKFEQGKAYTYNVDSQVTVFLTGGKQQTQLKVNGVAQLYYSGNCQYTLFMQKVQLTSPDDKKVAVSKDLQKPVKFVLSNDELLPEVCADSSDSEFSVNVKRAIISLIQSVEQKSYETDVFGVCPTNTVVNTLGDSTVITKTRDLNTCAHRESLADGFIKSVFNEASGIKSTPVLNGDYLLEQKIKAGVLDSAVLTENYVYLPFSGQNTGARAKVVTKLSFTKSEAKEAPQPQNPAERSLLFKADKGVPTSNPDNLRAVLKKTVESFDETSKAVGKESATTFAELVRALRAAKKGDVALLYDDIKKGSLKLDKELARKVYLDALFRAGSAHSITFIAEILKKELSEKEQRLAYLSFNLAQTVSHASIFTVAKTLGPQSIREAYMGVGTLVKKFCESHTCTDKDLKDIFQKYANNLGSCKATSRQQEDKFVAVLKAVRNTGVMFEPVQSKLLTCIADGPSARVRVAALQAIGATTCSKVFYGKLLELLKNRSLDSEVRIEAYLALVKCPTSTLANEVKALLDDEPIYQVGSFISSHLMNIRASADPHREQLRRVLGNVRPSQRFPSDVRKYSFNRELSYAVDSLGLGASVDSNVIYSQKGFLPRSGTFNLTGELFGNVFNVFDVNVRQENLEQVFEHFFGPKGELKSSNFQELFNNALTTYNSVLEGTKKRFRRGVARDEVDGFKNGLTYQNEVFSDVELDLSVKLFGTEMYFLSLANEVPSSPKEFVNALFKALDKNIKDAKNFNKVYENHVLFLDVDLVYPSGVGLPLKLGLQGAAAARVEMGVATDVKQWKKAPKFSVTFVPSFNVDVSGTFVVDAQTLQAGLKLEGNLHSSTGSTLDFALSEDKKTFDLKVSFPFKNQELVSFKTNALFVVHDVQHGDVAIPVTAESTKNRMHFSDCFDQFFPLIGINVCPSYDLNIGDGPNTLSFPFAGPNYVALKLELEKEFTLKGQYDDSKPKQKLMTYTFDTPGSAEKRETKLELEVGYNVDYFVRVALTNPRKSASAEAGLKRNNKEFALYAKAKNDFNEYLAQFGFDVKGNEARAEYTPVIIFKTPKDGSNDVNGYKVDGKIVVEQKDGNVKFTFNNVKLTTPTNTPYVINGFVDQTGQKVTYDVNVVEDTGAKRKASLTGAFEYQHKEKFLLDVASTNDFVEVFNGQVKYELNRKEGSLLSNDFLVVYGKDYKTSKNKVHLYQYAAYTKDGTKKLTTLDSEFKLDVPVVPFLFAFKHSFKPNFANFNLDFQTDPHKLNVYSNNKYNMKTKGDFDVELGGSFNKHNAKFTGSRVVGEKLSDVKYDFVSSCGFNFGLNGKFGKSASLDNLHADFEAKATLPNKKDTPYSLKFFLETTKTDFKSTANVLEGAKTLATYSADGKRGDVKEGKFDLDVTEVLTGNGNFKSDKGKGSLTTLFVFKKIDRKVKVESEFNVAQPTYDVNTKFFYDFEKDNNKKIEFTTKSNLASNDLSSKNTLLVLTEKYTFNVAGKSEGTKVNGNLNGEFELGLPTGRKVSGHFDRHRDMKDEKGNGKLKVSLADELPNGNKRSVSLDTVVKDADFKHKFFDMSHKLYYVGFDKKEATLTNTVSRFPGSGTTKTNVGVKLDGTLLPNPVTFTYASDETSQDKADYHVTGKYGSQFDFDVVSNYDVNRDHTKPTLTNMKFVVNVPDTKLKQVVFEHSCSVKTPEAEDGLYEGKHSNSLKVSDKTLAFDVSYKANQKTGDLKAVFNLPETDPVNVKLSYNREKDATDARKAHVDFEVLYQKDKKVHLVTDSTFGANDVAVKASLQSPAEKAKDVKLDFAWNVSGGNKYSTALKVDVDSKAYAYNGVVVLSEVSPSVLVEFVHPDKTTKLHLGVQKLEDSKYVLQVEFVNVLDYNLDLKAEAFFKSHDNFYLTVNSDSTKYKQVVVKINSKQGGKGVEFVGTKEGKNVLSGSAEFQVKEDKGKTIIEGTGNVKLYEDQQATTFKFIRNKFEATKDGETGVSFVFDGRIGTKNIISELKLTDKNVAFKHTVCEAKKQCVNVDLRSTIQKTEFNDFKHELLISVDLRELGYSHEFGLKADTSKVGMVIDHTVDMHLQSQDQNKYQYSLYVHKNSAGIVLTLPARTIALESTYNYPSDQLFGKYDAGVAFYLDKKNNPSGKTSLTYIGSVDRTGTNVVKGKSELRLDHPSMKSLSVSGFTLLDADNQRAQAKVTFDVFQQEANKVVVQANYENADKSGKGFNVTSDVKVSSKGLKLETGFDGHAALNYDTRVFSFGANAVCPTKDFGFGSYLFVSEKVFELYGRVFNEEVLKVAANYDLEKRSATYNSVFKQLGMTPVVVTGQVDGLTTASFSLSKDKVLDVKGQFDLGKEASVTVSGNGKGLFNGKVALDDGHFLATNFEVQEEEIKTFLDQLQTTTKSENDAARQAYAAKFENLKTTVTGQFKALQSSFPDFGKMKGDYLSQWDKFQAELQADPTIKKIADFLTQTAAAVTKFVDEVTTTFLGYYEKVSKLVSDFYLQVEEAFNTKFLPMFKELYTQVEAFVYKLYEEFVSLVGGVFERVAKALKGFQTDFNKMSLAMADLFKNVSAYFKEYVQQFEKEVRDVWELFLQQLQALPGLEMVKTKVEEFFAQHAVGEQVAALLNELLDLAREHLPTEESKAFVKKLSDYLTAKLLKQPVNDTQSVKELFELYVKAVRSLFKFVSNLRKDKDVSGWMNNLPVSFESFKRVSYIWNVKFSPLNCLREGGCFSLRNLLSYRPYGFQFTELFPPFTFHGHIGDGEHIFTFDGRHLTFPGSCNYVLVQDAFENNFTLVANLVDGKMNSLTLFDKGDSIEVTKDGVVNLNGAPTELPAHHGDLAIWRRYYSVSVATTYGLHLLCSTDLRVCHVTVNGFYHGRLRGLLGNGNHEPYDDFVLPSGEVTEDDATFGNAYGLGTCKPVAKLTHEHESDELCNSLFGGGSNLRLCYFMVPHKNYKDACAHAVKKAADKKDAACNMALLYASTCKLEHIPIQVPEQCAKCKVDGKDVELGDDFDMKLPQKQADVVLVVDTTVKPELVNGLVGDLRKEFAARQINDVHVALVGYNYDEKYIYHFTTKGGLDFTGTYPNVPMNEFPKYQKPVVTGDERVDKFTANLFKITKQLQADLGFSPAGRAVKEALDYPFRPAAVKHVLVVRGSGLDNVSPAGFSAMSAIQGVAALQGVSMHALLPLDDLTVGGGADAKKVVGFSKHSVFQLGDGRKRPEGTPELRSELSYEHDKLFDTVMQENGMVFALQNYEALDAKQKRGFTVTLAAAVADLTSRTEQKLECVCVLKHSLFPEQLCHVVEENVMPPSYKVAARG, from the exons atgtcaacaatCTTTCTGCTGTTTCTGGTTTTCGGGTCTTCCTTCGCAG cCGTTTGCAAGGAAGGATGTCCCGTCGCCAACCAACTCTCCAAATACAAGTTCGAACAAGGCAAGGCTTACACCTACAACGTTGACTCGCAAGTCACGGTTTTCCTGACGGGCGGCAAACAACAGACGCAACTTAAGGTCAATGGAGTCGCTCAACTCTACTATTCCGGCAACTGCCAGTACACGCTCTTCATGCAAAAGGTCCAACTCACCAGTCCGGACGACAAGAAGGTCGCTGTGTCGAAGGATTTGCAGAAACCCGTCAAATTCGTTTTGTCGAATGACGAGTTGTTGCCCGAAGTTTGTGCCGACTCGAGTGATTCGGAGTTCTCGGTGAACGTTAAACGCGCAATTATCTCGTTGATCCAATCAGTGGAACAAAAGAGTTACGAAACAGACGTCTTTGGTGTTTGTCCCACAAATACCGTCGTAAATACGCTCGGTGACTCAACTGTCATCACCAAAACAC GTGACTTGAACACTTGCGCTCATCGCGAATCTTTGGCCGATGGCTTCATCAAGAGCGTTTTCAACGAAGCATCTGGAATCAAATCCACTCCCGTCTTAAATGGCGACTACTTGTTGGAACAAAAGATCAAGGCTGGTGTCTTGGATTCCGCCGTTTTGACTGAAAACTACGTGTACTTGCCCTTCTCCGGCCAAAACACGGGTGCTCGCGCAAAGGTTGTGACAAAATTGAGTTTCACCAAGAGCGAAGCCAAGGAAGCTCCCCAACCCCAAAACCCCGCTGAACGTTCGTTGTTGTTCAAAGCCGACAAAGGCGTGCCAACCTCGAATCCCGACAACCTTCGTGCCGTTTTGAAGAAAACCGTTGAATCATTCGACGAAACCTCAAAAGCCGTCGGAAAGGAAAGTGCTACTACATTCGCTGAATTGGTCCGTGCCTTGCGCGCTGCCAAAAAGGGAGATGTTGCCTTGTTGTATGACGACATCAAGAAGGGCTCATTGAAATTGGACAAAGAATTAGCACGCAAAGTTTACTTGGATGCTCTTTTCCGTGCCGGATCTGCACACTCGATCACCTTCATCGctgaaattttgaagaagGAATTGAGTGAAAAGGAACAACGATTGGCTTACTTGTCCTTCAACTTGGCTCAAACGGTATCGCATGCCAGTATATTCACTGTTGCCAAGACGTTGGGTCCCCAATCGATCCGCGAAGCTTACATGGGTGTCGGAACATTGGTCAAGAAATTCTGCGAGTCACACACTTGCACTGACAAAGACTTGAAAGACATTTTCCAAAAGTACGCTAACAACTTGGGATCTTGCAAAGCTACGTCACGCCAACAAGAAGACAAATTTGTCGCTGTTTTGAAGGCTGTTCGCAACACTGGTGTCATGTTCGAGCCCGTACAAAGCAAACTTCTCACCTGTATCGCTGACGGACCATCAGCCCGTGTTCGTGTTGCCGCTTTACAAGCCATCGGAGCGACCACTTGCTCGAAAGTCTTCTACGGAAAATTATTGGAATTGTTGAAGAATCGCTCACTCGACTCCGAAGTTCGTATCGAAGCGTATTTGGCTCTTGTTAAGTGCCCCACATCGACTCTTGCTAACGAAGTCAAGGCTTTATTGGACGACGAACCCATTTATCAAGTTGGTTCCTTCATTTCGTCGCATTTGATGAACATCCGTGCCAGCGCCGATCCACATCGCGAACAATTGCGTCGCGTTTTGGGAAATGTTCGTCCTAGTCAACGCTTCCCCTCGGACGTTCGCAAGTACTCGTTCAACCGTGAGCTCTCGTATGCCGTTGATAGCTTGGGTTTGGGTGCCTCGGTCGACTCAAATGTCATTTACTCGCAAAAAGGATTCTTGCCACGTTCCGGAACCTTCAACTTGACCGGCGAACTCTTCGGAAATGTCTTCAATGTGTTTGACGTAAACGTTCGTCAAGAGAATTTGGAACAAGTGTTTGAGCATTTCTTCGGACCAAAAGGCGAACTCAAGTCTAGCAACTTCCAGGAGTTGTTCAACAACGCCTTGACCACCTACAACTCCGTCCTCGAAGGCACAAAGAAGCGTTTCCGTCGTGGCGTCGCCCGTGACGAAGTCGATGGCTTCAAGAATGGCTTGACATACCAAAATGAAGTTTTCTCCGATGTCGAACTCGATCTCTCGGTAAAACTCTTCGGAACCGAGATGTATTTCTTGAGTTTAGCTAACGAAGTGCCCAGCAGTCCCAAGGAATTCGTCAACGCTTTGTTCAAAGCCTTAGACAAGAATATCAAGGACGCCAAAAACTTCAACAAAGTCTACGAAAATCACGTTCTTTTCTTGGATGTCGATCTCGTGTATCCATCGGGTGTTGGTTTACCACTCAAACTCGGACTTCAAGGTGCTGCTGCAGCTCGTGTCGAAATGGGCGTCGCCACCGATGTCAAACAATGGAAGAAGGCACCCAAATTTTCCGTCACTTTTGTACCCAGTTTCAACGTTGATGTGAGCGGAACTTTTGTCGTTGATGCACAAACCCTCCAAGCTGGCTTGAAACTCGAAGGAAACTTGCATTCGTCTACCGGAAGTACCTTGGACTTTGCCTTATCCGAAGACAAGAAGACGTTCGACTTGAAAGTCTCGTTCCCCTTCAAGAACCAAGAGTTGGTATCGTTCAAAACGAATGCCTTGTTTGTCGTTCACGATGTCCAACACGGAGACGTTGCTATTCCCGTGACAGCTGAAAGTACCAAAAACCGCATGCATTTCTCCGATTGCTTCGATCAATTCTTCCCCTTGATTGGCATCAATGTTTGCCCCTCATACGACCTCAATATCGGCGATGGACCCAACACGCTTTCATTCCCCTTCGCTGGACCCAATTACGTCGCTTTGAAATTAGAACTCGAGAAAGAATTCACCCTCAAGGGACAGTATGACGACTCGAAACCCAAACAAAAGTTGATGACTTACACTTTTGACACGCCCGGATCTGCCGAGAAACGCGAAACAAAACTCGAATTGGAAGTCGGATACAATGTCGATTATTTCGTACGTGTTGCGTTGACTAATCCACGTAAATCTGCCTCTGCTGAAGCTGGACTCAAGCGCAACAACAAGGAATTCGCTCTCTATGCCAAGGCCAAGAACGATTTCAACGAGTATTTGGCGCAATTTGGTTTTGATGTCAAGGGTAATGAAGCACGTGCCGAATACACGCCCGTCATCATCTTCAAAACGCCCAAAGACGGCTCCAATGACGTCAACGGATACAAAGTCGACGGTAAAATCGTCGTCGAACAAAAGGACGGCAAcgtaaaattcacttttaacaATGTCAAACTCACAACTCCCACAAACACCCCATACGTCATCAACGGTTTCGTCGATCAAACCGGTCAAAAGGTCACATACGACGTAAATGTCGTCGAAGATACGGGCGCCAAGCGTAAAGCCAGTCTCACCGGTGCCTTTGAATACCAACATAAGGAAAAATTCTTGCTAGATGTCGCTTCAACGAACGATTTCGTCGAAGTTTTCAACGGACAAGTCAAGTATGAACTAAATCGCAAGGAGGGCAGTTTGTTGTCGAACGATTTCCTCGTGGTTTATGGCAAGGATTACAAAACGAGCAAGAATAAGGTTCATTTGTACCAATATGCGGCTTACACGAAGGACGGAACGAAGAAATTGACAACTTTGGACTCTGAATTTAAACTTGATGTGCCAGTTGTGCCGTTCTTGTTTGCCTTTAAGCACTCGTTCAAGCCCAACTTTGCCAACTTTAACTTGGACTTCCAAACGGATCCGCATAAATTGAATGTCTACTCGAACAACAAGTACAACATGAAGACCAAGGGAGACTTTGATGTCGAACTCGGAGGAAGCTTTAACAAGCACAATGCTAAATTCACCGGAAGTCGCGTCGTTGGGGAGAAATTGTCCGATGTCAAGTACGATTTCGTCTCTAGCTGCGGATTCAACTTTGGATTGAACGGAAAGTTCGGAAAATCTGCCTCTCTTGATAACTTGCATGCTGATTTTGAAGCCAAAGCAACTTTGCCAAACAAGAAGGATACACCATATAG CTTGAAATTCTTCTTGGAAACAACAAAGACCGACTTCAAATCCACTGCAAACGTTTTGGAAGGAGCGAAAACTTTGGCTACCTACAGTGCTGACGGCAAACGCGGAGATGTCAAAGAAGGCAAATTCGATCTTGATGTCACCGAAGTCTTGACTGGCAACGGTAACTTCAAATCCGACAAAGGAAAAGGATCCTTAACCACATTGTTCGTCTTCAAGAAGATCGATCGCAAGGTCAAAGTGGAAAGCGAATTCAATGTTGCTCAACCCACGTACGACGTCAACACCAAATTCTTCTACGACTTTGaaaaagacaacaacaaaaagatcGAGTTCACCACAAAGAGCAACCTTGCCAGCAACGATTTGTCGAGCAAGAACACTTTGTTGGTTCTCACCGAAAAATACACATTCAATGTCGCCGGAAAATCTGAAGGCACCAAAGTCAATGGCAACCTTAACGGCGAATTCGAGCTCGGACTTCCAACGGGTCGCAAGGTTTCCGGTCACTTTGATCGTCATCGCGACATGAAAGACGAAAAAGGAAACGGCAAACTCAAAGTTTCGCTCGCCGATGAACTCCCGAACGGAAATAAGCGTTCCGTCTCATTGGACACCGTCGTTAAAGATGCCGACTTCAAGCACAAATTCTTCGATATGTCACACAAATTGTACTACGTCGGTTTCGACAAGAAGGAAGCAACCTTAACAAACACCGTTTCCCGGTTCCCCGGAAGTGGCACAACTAAAACTAACGTTGGCGTCAAATTAGACGGAACATTGTTGCCAAACCCAGTCACTTTCACTTACGCTTCGGACGAAACATCGCAAGACAAGGCCGATTATCATGTCACCGGTAAATACGGATCCCAATTCGACTTTGACGTCGTTTCCAACTACGATGTCAATCGCGATCACACTAAACCCACGTTGACCAACATGAAATTCGTCGTAAATGTTCCAGACACGAAACTGAAACAAGTTGTTTTCGAACATTCGTGCAGCGTGAAGACTCCTGAGGCCGAAGATGGCTTGTACGAAGGTAAACACAGCAACTCATTGAAAGTAAGTGACAAAACTCTCGCTTTCGATGTCAGTTACAAAGCCAACCAAAAAACTGGTGATCTCAAGGCTGTCTTTAATTTGCCCGAAACTGATCCTGTGAACGTCAAATTGAGCTACAACCGCGAAAAAGACGCCACTGATGCCAGAAAAGCTCATGTTGACTTTGAAGTTTTGTACCAAAAGGACAAAAAGGTGCATTTGGTGACTGATTCGACATTCGGCGCCAACGATGTCGCAGTAAAAGCTTCATTGCAATCACCCGCTGAAAAGGCGAAGGATGTCAAACTCGATTTCGCCTGGAACGTCTCTGGAGGAAACAAATATTCGACAGCTTTGAAGGTTGATGTTGACTCGAAAGCCTATGCCTACAACGGAGTCGTCGTTTTATCGGAAGTTTCACCCTCGGTTTTGGTTGAATTTGTGCATCCCGACAAAACTACGAAACTCCACTTGGGTGTCCAAAAATTGGAAGACTCGAAATACGTGTTGCAAGTTGAATTTGTCAACGTTTTGGACTACAATTTGGATCTCAAGGCAGAAGCTTTCTTCAAATCGCACGACAACTTCTACTTGACCGTCAACAGCGACTCAACGAAGTACAAACAAGTCGTTGTCAAGATCAACAGCAAGCAAGGCGGCAAGGGAGTCGAATTTGTCGGCACCAAGGAAGGCAAGAACGTTTTGAGTGGTTCTGCTGAGTTCCAAGTGAAGGAAGACAAGGGCAAAACAATCATCGAAGGCACTGGAAACGTGAAATTGTACGAAGATCAACAAGCCACCACCTTCAAATTCATCCGCAACAAGTTCGAAGCTACCAAGGATGGGGAAACTGGTGTTTCTTTCGTGTTTGATGGTCGCATCGGCACCAAAAACATCATCTCGGAACTCAAATTGACCGATAAGAATGTCGCCTTTAAACATACGGTCTGCGAAGCGAAGAAGCAATGTGTTAACGTTGACTTGCGTTCGACCATTCAAAAGACGGAATTCAACGACTTTAAACATGAATTGCTTATTTCCGTGGATTTGCGTGAACTTGGATACTCTCATGAGTTTGGATTGAAAGCTGATACCTCAAAGGTTGGCATGGTTATCGATCATACCGTTGACATGCATTTGCAATCTCAGGATCAAAACAAGTATCAATACTCGTTGTATGTCCACAAAAACTCTGCTGGAATCGTTTTGACGTTGCCTGCACGTACAATCGCCTTGGAAAGTACCTACAATTATCCAAGTGATCAGTTGTTCGGTAAATATGATGCTGGCGTCGCTTTCTATTTGGACAAAAAGAACAATCCAAGTGGCAAGACAAGTCTCACGTACATCGGAAGTGTCGATCGTACCGGAACGAATGTCGTCAAGGGTAAGAGCGAATTGCGTTTGGATCATCCTTCGATGAAATCTTTGTCAGTGTCTGGATTTACTCTTCTCGATGCCGATAATCAACGTGCTCAAGCTAAGGTTACGTTCGATGTCTTCCAACAAGAAGCCAACAAAGTTGTTGTCCAAGCCAACTACGAAAATGCCGATAAGAGTGGCAAGGGATTCAATGTCACGTCTGACGTTAAGGTCTCGAGCAAGGGATTGAAGCTTGAAACAGGCTTCGATGGTCATGCCGCGTTGAATTACGACACTCGTGTATTCAGTTTTGGAGCTAATGCTGTCTGCCCCACGAAAGACTTTGGATTCGGTTCGTATTTGTTCGTCAGTGAGAAGGTATTTGAGTTGTATGGACGTGTCTTTAACGAAGAAGTTCTTAAAGTTGCTGCCAATTATGACTTGGAAAAACGCAGTGCGACATACAATTCGGTCTTCAAACAGTTGGGAATGACTCCGGTTGTTGTTACGGGACAAGTTGATGGTTTAACGACTGCTTCGTTCTCGTTGAGCAAGGATAAGGTACTTGATGTCAAGGGACAATTCGATCTCGGAAAGGAAGCCTCCGTTACCGTAAGTGGCAATGGAAAGGGCTTGTTTAATGGCAAAGTTGCTCTCGATGATGGACACTTCCTTGCCACAAACTTCGAAGTGCAAGAGGAGGAAATCAAGACGTTCTTGGATCAATTGCAAACGACGACAAAGAGCGAAAATGATGCCGCTCGTCAAGCATATGCCGCCAAATTTGAGAATCTCAAGACCACTGTTACCGGCCAATTCAAGGCTTTGCAATCGTCATTCCCCGACTTTGGTAAAATGAAGGGAGATTACCTGTCACAATGGGACAAATTCCAAGCTGAGTTGCAAGCTGATCCAACCATCAAGAAAATTGCTGATTTCCTTACACAAACTGCCGCTGCAGTCACGAAATTCGTCGATGAAGTTACCACCACGTTCTTGGGCTACTACGAAAAGGTCTCGAAACTCGTTTCGGACTTTTACTTACAAGTTGAAGAGGCATTCAACACCAAATTCTTGCCAATGTTCAAGGAATTGTACACGCAAGTCGAAGCTTTTGTCTACAAATTGTACGAAGAATTTGTTTCGTTGGTTGGTGGAGTCTTTGAACGTGTTGCAAAGGCATTGAAGGGATTCCAAACGGATTTCAACAAAATGTCTTTAGCCATGGctgatttgttcaaaaatgtcaGTGCTTATTTCAAGGAATACGTTCAGCAATTCGAGAAGGAAGTCCGTGATGTGTGGGAATTGTTCCTTCAACAACTTCAAGCACTTCCAGGACTTGAAATGGTTAAGACTAAGGTTGAAGAG ttctttgCACAACATGCTGTCGGAGAACAAGTTGCTGCTTTGTTGAATGAATTACTTGATTTGGCACGCGAACATTTGCCAACAGAGGAATCTAAGGCCTTTGTTAAGAAATTGAGCGATTATCTCACTGCT aaattattgAAACAACCTGTCAACGACACCCAATCCGTCAAGGAATTGTTCGAATTGTACGTCAAAGCTGTCCGTTCTCTCTTCAAATTCGTCTCAAACTTGCGTAAAGACAAAGATGTCAGCGGATGGATGAACAATTTGCCCGTTTCCTTTGAATCCTTCAAGCGTGTCAGCTACATTTGGAACGTCAAATTCAGTCCGTTGAACTGTTTGCGCGAAGGTGGATGCTTCTCGTTGCGCAATCTCTTGTCCTACCGTCCATATGGCTTCCAATTCACCGAACTTTTCCCTCCGTTCACGTTCCACGGACACATTGGCGATGGCGAACACATTTTCACCTTTGACGGTCGTCACTTGACCTTCCCCGGATCTTGCAACTACGTCTTGGTACAAGATGCATTCGAAAATAACTTCACCTTGGTTGCCAATTTGGTCGATGGAAAGATGAATAGTTTGACGTTGTTCGACAAAGGAGACTCAATTGAAGTGACGAAGGATGGCGTTGTTAATTTGAATGGTGCACCAACGGAATTGCCTGCTCATCATGGAGATCTTGCGATTTGGCGTCGTTATTATTCGGTTTCGGTTGCTACGACTTACGGATTGCATTTGTTGTGCAGCACTGACTTGCGTGTGTGCCATGTTACGGTCAACGGATTCTACCATGGACGTCTTCGTGGTTTGTTGGGTAATGGAAATCACGAGCCTTATGACGACTTTGTCTTGCCAAGTGGCGAAGTGACGGAAGATGATGCTACTTTCGGAAATGCTTATGGATTGGGAACTTGCAAACCTGTAGCGAAACTCACGCACGAACATGAATCTGATGAATTGTGTAATTCGTTGTTCGGTGGTGGCTCTAACTTGCGTTTATGCTACTTCATGGTTCCACACAAGAACTACAAGGATGCCTGTGCACATGCCGTTAAGAAGGCCGCCGATAAGAAAGATGCTGCTTGCAACATGGCTCTGCTCTATGCTTCGACATGCAAATTGGAGCATATTCCAATTCAAGTGCCCGAACAATGCGCAAAGTGCAAGGTTGACGGCAAGGATGTCGAGTTGGGGGATgattttgacatgaaattaCCCCAAAAACAAGCTGATGTTGTTCTCGTTGTCGATACCACGGTCAAGCCAGAACTTGTTAATGGACTTGTAGGAGATTTGCGTAAGGAATTTGCAGCGCGCCAAATTAACGATGTTCATGTCGCACTCGTTGGATACAATTATGACGAGAAGTACATTTATCACTTCACCACAAAGGGCGGTTTGGACTTTACAGGAACTTATCCCAATGTTCCAATGAATGAATTCCCCAAATATCAAAAGCCAGTAGTGACGGGAGATGAACGTGTCGACAAATTTACCgctaatttgttcaaaatcacGAAACAATTGCAAGCTGACTTGGGATTCTCGCCTGCAGGACGTGCCGTTAAGGAAGCTTTGGACTATCCATTCAGACCGGCTGCCGTTAAACACGTTTTGGTCGTTCGTGGAAGCGGTTTAGATAACGTTTCTcct GCCGGATTCTCTGCAATGAGCGCTATTCAAGGTGTCGCCGCTCTTCAAGGAGTTTCGATGCACGCTTTGTTGCCTTTGGATGATTTGACTGTTGGTGGAGGTGCGGATGCTAAAAAAGTTGTTG gattcaGCAAACACAGCGTTTTCCAACTAGGAGATGGTCGCAAACGTCCCGAAGGAACCCCTGAACTCCGTTCTGAGCTTTCCTATGAACATGACAAATTATTCGATACCGTAATGCAAGAGAACGGAATGGTTTTCGCTTTGCAAAACTACGAAGCACTTGATGCCAAACAAAAACGCGGATTTACAGTGACACTCGCTGCTGCCGTTGCCGACTTGACATCACGGACAGAACAGAAATTGGAATGTGTTTGCGTTTTGAAGCACAGTTTGTTCCCCGAGCAATTGTGCCACGTTGTTGAAGAAAATGTCATGCCTCcc AGTTACAAAGTTGCTGCTCGCGGTTAA